ACTGTTCACACCACGCGAACCACTACCCTTTTCAAGATTTGATTCTATGCGCAGCACCAGAGACTCTGAATATGATCATGGCCTTTCCGCTTCACGTGATTCCCTAGCAAGATTTGACTCCTTCCGCAGCATGGCAGATTCTGATTACAACTTTGGCCCCTTCCCACCTGGTGAGTCGGTTGCTAGGTTTGATTCCATGCGCAGCACCAGAGGCTCTGATTTTGGTCAGGGATTTTCATCTTTTGATGATGCTGATCCTTTTGGGTCAAATGATCCTTTTAAGACTTCATTGGAAAGTCAAACACCGAGGAGAGACTCTGATGGTTGGAATGATCATTTTAAGACATCATTTGAAAGTCAAACTCCGAGGAGAGATTCTGACGGTTGGAATGATCCATTTAAGACATCGTTTGATAGTCAAACACCGAGAAGAGATTCTGATAGCTGGAACGATCCATTCAAGACATCATTTGATAGTCAAACCCCGAGGAGAGATTCTGATAGGTGGAACGATGCATTCAAGACATCATTTGAAGGCCAAACACCAAGGAGAGATTCTGATAGTTGGAAAGCTTTTTAGTACGGTGTTTTCGTATTTTATTTGATGAGCTTTGTGTTTTCAGTAACTGTTAGCTTTTTCTCAAGGTGTTTGCCGGTGGAGGTTTTGGCAAGATGCTTGTTTCGTTTGGTCCTGCTAGTCTAAGAGAATCGAGTTGAACTCGAGAGAAGCCCTGGCCCTCTGTAATTTTACcaatttggttcttttattgttaattttttctTATCAATTTTCCAAATTGACGAAAACTTTAGTGGTGCTTAGGCATATTCATTCCTTGGCTGTGTAAAATGTGTACGAGCATTAtgctatattttttattatgttGGTATAGATCAATATTTGCTTGAACTAGGGCTTATCTTAACAACTTCTAGCACTTGTTTCTTGGACAATTGTCGCACATTCCTGGCGGATATTATATGGACTTCACAGTCATATCTCTCCTATTTTCGCTGCTCTTAGGTGCAATGTCATGAATGAAGGTACACCCCATCCGAGGGTTCCTTTCCATCAGCAGAAACCACAAAGGCAAATAAACAAATCTGGCACCTGTGTTGCACCAACAGTTTTTGTATGCCTGGTACTTTCCCATGGTATTGGCGACGTGTTTCCCCAGTTGAAGTTCTCGTGTGCGAGGTAATTTGACAAATGCAGACAAATGCAAGTTTGTGTTAGGTTGAGTTCAGTCGACATTAACATATCAGGCCTCCGGACTACAATGAATGGTTTTTTATGGATGctaaaaattgaattaaaagaaaagtgaaACACCTCATTGCAACATCTTCCTCCTGCACATGCAAACACTAATCCACACCAGAGACAAAGAAGCAGCAAAATCAAAACAATGCTAGCACTACTCCACATCAGACACAAGAATCTGAAAAGTCCTCACCAGAAGAGCCACCGAGTCACAGCCAAAGCCATAAACCCTCTGAGCCACAAGCAAATACTTTGCAGAATCTCCACCACCTCAGAATGGTTTGATCACGGGTGGGAAAACAAAGAAATAGATATGCACATACTCAACGGAACAAGGCTGCTCAAATGTACCTGCACCCAAAGTTGGTTGTGCTTATATCTTCTTATCCACCGAACGCAAAATAAACCAAAGCTCCAAATCTCCACACCCTAATGATATTAAAGCAGAAGCCCAAGCTTTTCCATAGACAAACACATTCGACCaacaaaaggtttccaaaataGGCCAATTTGTTAGAAAATCAAAAGATCTTCAGCAATCACTGCCTCCAAAGCTCGACTATTCTATTACATCAGCACATATCTCATAAGGGCCAAACGGTGTAAGAATTAAATACAACCAAGTTTGGATCGAAAACAGCTCCACATGTAGGCTGATGCAGGTACAACATAGCAATTATTAGCTATAGAAATCATGTAGCTAATGCAAGCAACCTTGAGAATGGACAATCATTGCATCAACAGCAAACCTGCCAACAGGATCACTTACGACAAAGCCAAGGTCACCAAAAGATGTGATGCTAGGGACTCAACAATGAATTTAAGTCTTCTGTGACTATTAACAAGGAACATGATGCAGTGGTAAGCAAGGAAGGTTGTGCTCATTAATGAAGGACAGGTAATGGCAAGGGACTCCTGCTCCAGTTATAGCAATGAAGACATTGACACCAGTCTTGGTGTGGGAAGACAGGAGATACATAAGCGAGAACTAAGAAGTGGACTATCTTCCTTGAAACAATGAGCGCATCTGAGTATGAGCTCTCTTCATCTTTATCCAATTACACTCAATCAATAGCAGTTTCCGGTGGAAAAGCCAATTCCAGTACCATGGCAATTGCAGCTCAAAATTGGATTTAGTAAGTCCACCACTGTTTCTCCCTTACATTAAAACTCTGAGAAAGTGCAATAAAGAAGCCTAGAAAGAACAACTCTTGCTTCTCAAATATTCAGCTTTTCAAATACGTGATTTGGTGAACTCCTCAGCCTTCATATTTCAAGATTAAACATGATAGCCTGCAGATTTGAAAAATGGATAAGATGTTACGTTTTCATTATGCATTCCAACTGATTCTTTACATTAAACATGTTCCTGCCTTCTGACCAAACTGTTTTGCGACATAGGCATAAAACCAAAGCATTCCACGAATCATAATCAGGGATAATACCCTTCTCCAACATTTGCAGAAACAATACTAAAGCTGTTTGGAAATCCTCTTTAGAACAACATGTATTAACCATTAGGTTATAACTTCCAGCGTCAGGCAAGCATCCTCTTGCGATCATGTCTTCCATGAGTTTTACTGCATATCCAACCTTACCCTGCCTGCAAAGTCCACCAATCAGCGCATTGACAGTTGAAACGATAGGAGAATAACCCCGACCAACCATGTCAGTCAATAATTCTAATGCTTCCTTTATACGTTCTAGTTGGCAAAACACTTGAATCATCTTTGCATAAACCAGAGCACTTGGAGCACCGCCTTCCTCAGTCATCTGATCATAAATTTTCTTAGCTTCATCAGTACTGCCATTCTCACAGAGTCTTAGAATTTTAGAGCTCCTGCTTACAGATCTTGGAAATAACTTTTCCATCTTCATCAGAAACTCAAGTGCTTCATCAAATCGATTCTCCTTACACAGGCCATATATGATGCTGTTGTAAGGACTAATTTGACCACCAGAGCCCCATTTACTGTCCTCCATCAGCTCCAAAACCTTAAAGCCATCTTCCATCTTCTCACCCGAACACAAGCCATGGATTAGTGTATCAAATGTGACAAAGTTCCAATCTATGCCAACCCTTTTCATCTCATCAAACATGTCAAGGGCTGAATCCAACATCCCAGAGTCGCAGAGACCAGAAATCAATGCATTATATGTGTCTGCGTTGGGCAGAAATCCTTTCATCTCCATCTCCTTCATTAGATGACGTCCAACCTTCACTTTGCCTAGTCTACAAAACCCTTTAATCAGAGTGTTATAGGCTACAATATCAAGGGTCCCTCCCATCCCCTCGACTCTTTCTAAAATCTCAACTGCATCAAAAGCACGCCCGGCATTGCATAGAGTTTCCACCACTTTTGTCACTGTAACCACATCAGGCACAAACCCACTACCAAAGCTCTTTTCCAAAACCACAAGAGCCTGCACTAAGTTTTCCTCCCGACAGTAGGCAGATATCAAAGTATTAAAGGTGACATCGTTAGGCATTTCCATGTCACTCATCAAACTTCTAGCTCTCCCAACCTTACCATTCTTACAAAGAGCATGAATCAAGGTATTATATACTACAACATTAGGCCTGATGCCTCGGGTCTTCATCACTTGCAAAAGCTTAAAACCATCCCCAATCCTACTAGTCAAGCAAAGCCCTTTCATCAAAATTCCATAAGTATAATCATCACCCTGTACCCCACTGCCCATCATTTTCTTCCTGTAAAACTGCCTAGCAATATCAATATCTTCCTTCACTAGAACATCAAGTATAGAATTGTATAGCTTCAAAGATGGAGTCTTTTCAAACTTAGAAACCAACTCAAGTACTCTGATCACATCTCTAATCATCCGCGCACGGCCAAGTCCCCGGACTATTGTGATGAAAATGTCCTCCTCAGGTGGTGACCCAATTGAACCAGGCATTTCGTCGAGCAGTTGTTTGACAGTATCGAATCGTCGAAAAATGCAGAGCTTGTGAATTAAAGCTCTGTAGGTGGACTGGGTGTGAGTAAACTTGGGAACTTTGGATGCCCATCTGAAGGTTTTTATGGCTTCGTTAGCACATTTCTGTTCTAGAATTAGATGGGCTATTTGCTGGTGGGTGGGAACAGGTGTGgtagaaattggatttgattgaATGTAAAAGAATAGTCTTTTATAGATTGCTCTGTTGAAGGAGTTAAGACACATTAGCTATGTTGTGCACGGAGTTGAGATTAATGTGCCTGTTTTATCAGACCTTGACCCAACCTTTATATAACATTACAAAAATACTACTTCAATGTTCAAGACCTGTTGTACattcataaacatattttcaaACGAAAATGTACATTTTATACACAAATGTGTATGCTTTGCGTTGTCATGTACAATTGAAGTATTGAACTagcaaaatttctctttcttggGCCCCTGTTTTTTAAACATGGTCCAACACAGAGAGCTTAAGTCCCATGATTCTCCAAGATACATGGAGAGAGCTAGTCAGCAATTACCGTTTGCTAGGAAGCCCGGGATGCCGAGGCTAATATTGACAAGAGCTAcaattacaaaagccaaaaaaaaaaaaaaaaactcccgCTGGATGTTTGAAGATGACTCTTAAATGCCACAATGGCACTAAAAACTCTCAGATGCAGAGGCTCTTGTTTTCACGAACGTCGCAAATTTCAGCCAGACTCAAACTGAGGGGCAGCAGTTGACATTCAGAAAAACCCCACAATAATGGTTTTGAATCCCTGTCCAAAAATAATCTAGCATTTGACGATTGCTTTCTCATACATTGCTGCTGAGGACACCCTTTAAAAGATCCAAACCTTCAGCTGATATGCTCCGCCTTCTTTGCGTTTTAGGAATTTCAATACGAGGGGGTGGATCAGGAGAGAAGCACACCACAAGAACAGTTAGATTATCACATGAATTGCGCTTGAGTGCCTCCCTGACGAGCTCCTTAGAGCACCTCTCAGGATCATTGTGCAGCATTAGCTCCTTCCTTGTGATTGTGACAGCACATTGGCTGCTCATAACGTCCCATAAGCCATCACATCCAATTATCAGAAACTCGTCTTCTTCCGTTAAGACCACCTCCTTCAACTCTGGCTCTGAGCTCAAGGGAAAACTTGATCCTTTGGAACCTTTCAAGTGCCAATCTCCTAGAGAACGTGATACTGATAGTTGGCCATTTAGATAACCATCATAAATGACCCCACCTAGTTTCTCGATTCTAATTTTTTCAGAGGTGGAGTTGGGCTTGTGGTCTGTTGACAGTTCAACTGCTCTTCCTCGTTTTCCCAACACTGCTCTCGAGTCCCCAGCATTAGCAACCAGCATTGTCCTGTCAAAGCATTGAATAAACCGCTATGTTGAAAACTTCTTTAAGATCCACTTCTAAGATAAATGAGTGAATTATTAGCATATATGTCCTGCATTCTCTCAAAGTCCGACCATGCAAAAAGCACAAGAAACAACTCGTGTCACAATGGGTACTTAATACACCACTCCATGTACAATTAAAAAGATTCACTATTTCGAAAGCTAAACTGTCCACTTGCTGACTGATTTCTTTATCCATCCTCTCTCCTCTTCTCCAATTGTTCTAGCCAGTCTATTCATTCTTAAAGCCCACTAGTCAACTAGTCTATGGATTTCACATCTATTTCCAAAAGCAACAATTACCGAAAAACCACTAGTTGTCACCATTTTTATCAATTAATTCAGCTTCAATGCACACATATTACAGGATAGTGGCACTACTCAAAATTAGTTAGATTTCTTACCGTCCTAACACTAGGGCAGTCAAAGCAGTGGTGCCAGAGGTTCTGTCAACAGTTTTAGCATCTGCTAGTGCATGATCAGCTTTAACAAAAGCATTCCGGATAGCCCTTTTTACCACAGATGGGAAATATGAATCCTCAACAATGAAGTTAAGGATGTTCTTCTTAGTAAATGCTGCAGCATCGACACCACAGTGCCCATCAAATACCTGGAAGTCAAGTAATAACCATCCAGCTTAACTTCAGTAAAGCAATGTGGACAGTAATATCAGTAAGAAGTTTCAATTGAGACTTACTGCAAGAAGAATATTAACTCCAATATTGATTAAAATGAGAACCcatgccccaaaaaaaaaaaaaaaaaacagaaaacaaacgAGAACCCATAACATCCAGAACTGGACTGGATCAAAATTAACAAATACATCTGCAGATAGGACCACTACAAAATGGCAAAGGTATCAGGTTAAACATAACTATGCTGGTGTTGTTTCATCAGCCAGAACTCGTCAGCCTAAAACACCAAAGAAATTGATTTCTGCTGAATCTTCCAGACAAAATCAATCATATAGGCTTTGAGACTTGTATGAGACAAATTAAAAGCTGAATTGAGTAACACACCCCATAAAAGGCTCCAGTAGGTGGGATATCCAAAGCCGCACTAACATGTTCGTGTAGATTATCGACACAGATAAACTCATCCTCCATAAACTCTTTTGGTCCCTTCTCAGAGCAGCTTCCTGATCGAAAAACAGGTGAAAATTCTGGATTCTCACCTGATATTGTTACTCGACCAGTAAGTCCATTGTGTAATTCCTAGTTTTTAGAGCACATCAAGGAATTAGTGGAACTCGTATTTCAGAAAACAAATTACAGAAGATACACGTagtccaaaattggaagagAACTCGAAACAAGAAATATGTGAACAAAGAAGATCCATCGATTGTTAGACACCTCCTCTGAGATTCAATAAAGTGCATCTTGCAGTCCAGATCATTATCCTCCTCACTAAATCAgttcatttagcaaaaatacATGGTAATTTGGATTTCAAATGAGTAAACCTCTGTACAAGTATCACCTGCATCTTTCAGATTTATAGTGTTATAACAAAGTTCGTTCAATTAACAGGCTACAGAACTCACGAGGATTTCATCACCATATGTCATCAAGGGCTAAAATCACAACACATAGGGCCGCTAAATTGTCTTGTCGTCAAAGATCTAAACTTTGAACTAAGTGAAATTTGTGAGTGTGTAATTGTAACAATTCACCCAAATGCCTAGAAGATCATATTTAGAAGGAGTAGGCAAGCATATGCCACCTGAATCAGGATATCGGAAATTCTAGATAAATCAGGGAATCGCATAATACAAAGGCAAATATTAGGAACTAGTATCACATTAAGATTGAGACCGGCTCACCAAAGCAGGGGTGCCCGCCAAGATTGCTTGACTGATAGAATGCCTAATAACAGGGAGATTTCTTGGTGGTTTCCCTGCCTTTGCCAGGCTCTGATCATCCAATTCCTCCTCCTTATGACTTTCATTTTCAGTTACAGATGCATTTTTCTCCCTGAACCCGTTATCCAATTCACCATGACCCGTGCCTGGAGCCATATCTCCTCTAAAAAGTAACTAATTCAGTCCATACTTTTCTTGATAACGTTGTACTGAAAATAGTTAATA
This sequence is a window from Coffea eugenioides isolate CCC68of chromosome 7, Ceug_1.0, whole genome shotgun sequence. Protein-coding genes within it:
- the LOC113777998 gene encoding pentatricopeptide repeat-containing protein At2g17525, mitochondrial, with translation MCLNSFNRAIYKRLFFYIQSNPISTTPVPTHQQIAHLILEQKCANEAIKTFRWASKVPKFTHTQSTYRALIHKLCIFRRFDTVKQLLDEMPGSIGSPPEEDIFITIVRGLGRARMIRDVIRVLELVSKFEKTPSLKLYNSILDVLVKEDIDIARQFYRKKMMGSGVQGDDYTYGILMKGLCLTSRIGDGFKLLQVMKTRGIRPNVVVYNTLIHALCKNGKVGRARSLMSDMEMPNDVTFNTLISAYCREENLVQALVVLEKSFGSGFVPDVVTVTKVVETLCNAGRAFDAVEILERVEGMGGTLDIVAYNTLIKGFCRLGKVKVGRHLMKEMEMKGFLPNADTYNALISGLCDSGMLDSALDMFDEMKRVGIDWNFVTFDTLIHGLCSGEKMEDGFKVLELMEDSKWGSGGQISPYNSIIYGLCKENRFDEALEFLMKMEKLFPRSVSRSSKILRLCENGSTDEAKKIYDQMTEEGGAPSALVYAKMIQVFCQLERIKEALELLTDMVGRGYSPIVSTVNALIGGLCRQGKVGYAVKLMEDMIARGCLPDAGSYNLMVNTCCSKEDFQTALVLFLQMLEKGIIPDYDSWNALVLCLCRKTVWSEGRNMFNVKNQLECIMKT
- the LOC113778306 gene encoding probable protein phosphatase 2C 47, producing MAPGTGHGELDNGFREKNASVTENESHKEEELDDQSLAKAGKPPRNLPVIRHSISQAILAGTPALELHNGLTGRVTISGENPEFSPVFRSGSCSEKGPKEFMEDEFICVDNLHEHVSAALDIPPTGAFYGVFDGHCGVDAAAFTKKNILNFIVEDSYFPSVVKRAIRNAFVKADHALADAKTVDRTSGTTALTALVLGRTMLVANAGDSRAVLGKRGRAVELSTDHKPNSTSEKIRIEKLGGVIYDGYLNGQLSVSRSLGDWHLKGSKGSSFPLSSEPELKEVVLTEEDEFLIIGCDGLWDVMSSQCAVTITRKELMLHNDPERCSKELVREALKRNSCDNLTVLVVCFSPDPPPRIEIPKTQRRRSISAEGLDLLKGVLSSNV